CTCGATGGAACCGATCACATTTTCCTGAGCATCGTAGAGCCTGGAGGCGGTGGACGCAAAATATCGCGCCCCGCCCTCCATGGACGGATGGAAAGATTCGCTGGCAACCAACACCCCAGCTTCCTCCTTGAGGCTCAAATAATCCTTTTCCCAGTGCGCGTCGCGCCTAAGCGCCAGGTCGATCAGCATCGGGCGGGGCTCTCCATAGAACGGCACCGCATAGGCGTAGCCGCCTCTTCCGATCATGTCCTTTTTGTCGATGCCGGTGATCCTCTCCACGGCCCGGTTCCATGCGATCACTTTGCCGTCGGTGTCGATCACCCAGGTGGGATCGGGGAGAAACTCGATGATGTCGGTCAGTCGCCGCTCCGAGTTCGCCAGCGCTTGTTCGGCCTGCTCGCGTTCCTCGATCTCTTCCCGGAGATGCGTGTTTACACGCTGTAATTCATCAGTTCGCTCGACGAGCTGATCGGCGAAGGTTTCCTTCAATACGACGAGTTCCTTGATCGAGCTGTTGATGCGTTTGGCCGTCGTGAACGTCAGCAAGGCGAAAAGCACCGTCATCGCGCCCATGGCCAGGTGAAGGGCGTCACCGAACATCAGAAAGCGGATGGTGATGGGCGCCAGCGCCGGAATGCTGAACGTCAGGAAAACGGGGATGAGCGGTGAAAAGACGCCAACCGCCCCCGCGACCATGCCGGCCAGCACAAAGGCGACGAACACCTGGTGGGCCACCGAGTTCGCCGGAAAAAGGAAGATCGCCGTAGACCCCCACAAAAGGCCCATGGCGCCAAGACCGATCCACAGCAGCCGCCCCCATCGGCGGATTTCCGCTTCCCGGTCGGGGGTCTTAAAAAATTGCAGATTCAAAAAAAGCCTGACCAGGGAAATCCCCAATACCATCGAAAACCACACCACCAATTTCCACCGCTGGATCTGGCCCAACAGAATAAGGACAAGGATCGATGCGTTCACGACCGTTGCCAGGATGCCGATGTTGGATCGTGCATAGACCTGGGTGACCAGAATGGCTTGGATGCGGTCATCCGATGGGCGCGCTGTGTCTTTTTGTGGATTCACGCGACAGTCCAAAGTTCAGCGACATCAAGCCGCTGAAGGCAAGTGATCTGCCGGCTTGTTCACCGGTTGTTGACAGCCAATTTTACCCCGAAACCAATCAGAGCGATTCCGGCCAAACGCGTGGCGAGCAAGCGTAGGCATCGCCATTGGGAAAGTCGCCGCGCGACGGCATTGCCGACCAGCACCAAACTGGTTTGGTACAGAAGGCTTATGGCTGTAACATGTCCCATCAGCGCCAAAAGTGACATCGGGGTCGACTCCGCGCTTAGAAAGAGGGGGAAAAAGGCCATGAAAAAAATGATGACTTTTGGATTGGTGAGGCTAACGGCGAAAGCTTGCAGGAAATAGGCCCAATTTCCTTCCCCTGGGGACGTATCGGTCGGGTTGCCTGATACTGATGTTCGCAGAAGTTTTAAACCAATCCAACCCAAGTAGACAGCTCCGAGCCATTGGGCACTGTTTAATACACCGGGATATGCGCTCAGAATCGCGGCCAAACCGAGCACTGCGGCCAGCATATAGATGAAATCCCCCGAAAGTGTTCCAAAAACCGCTTTCATTCCGCCGCCAGCCCCCTGCCGGGCGGTGGCATTCAAAATAGTGATGGTTCCCGCTCCCGGAATGATTTGAAAAGCGACGACCGCCATGATGAAACTGCTGTAATTCTGGATATGAAACATTTTCTTTCCTATCGAATCCTTAAGCTCCGGATAACCGGATGGCAATGAGTGCCATGGAATTGGCTGTCCGCGCCAATGCGCATGTTGAACGAGTCTGCTAAGTGGGGTAAAAGATGAAAATGGTGTATGCGCCAAAAAGGCTCGCCACACATTATCAATTAATAAATTCCGATAGAACTTCCTTTAGCAATTCATCGATCTCTCGAATATTTTCTAAAACATCTTTCGGCGTTTTTCCCTGTACACAAATATTCC
The genomic region above belongs to Desulfobacteraceae bacterium and contains:
- a CDS encoding PAS domain S-box protein, giving the protein MNPQKDTARPSDDRIQAILVTQVYARSNIGILATVVNASILVLILLGQIQRWKLVVWFSMVLGISLVRLFLNLQFFKTPDREAEIRRWGRLLWIGLGAMGLLWGSTAIFLFPANSVAHQVFVAFVLAGMVAGAVGVFSPLIPVFLTFSIPALAPITIRFLMFGDALHLAMGAMTVLFALLTFTTAKRINSSIKELVVLKETFADQLVERTDELQRVNTHLREEIEEREQAEQALANSERRLTDIIEFLPDPTWVIDTDGKVIAWNRAVERITGIDKKDMIGRGGYAYAVPFYGEPRPMLIDLALRRDAHWEKDYLSLKEEAGVLVASESFHPSMEGGARYFASTASRLYDAQENVIGSIESIRDITAAKRLEKERERLIGELQGAIAKIRTLSGLLPICASCKKIRDDKGYWNQIETFIRDHSEAEFSHGICPDCARKLYPDLDFSSE
- a CDS encoding LysE family transporter — encoded protein: MFHIQNYSSFIMAVVAFQIIPGAGTITILNATARQGAGGGMKAVFGTLSGDFIYMLAAVLGLAAILSAYPGVLNSAQWLGAVYLGWIGLKLLRTSVSGNPTDTSPGEGNWAYFLQAFAVSLTNPKVIIFFMAFFPLFLSAESTPMSLLALMGHVTAISLLYQTSLVLVGNAVARRLSQWRCLRLLATRLAGIALIGFGVKLAVNNR